One genomic region from Prochlorococcus marinus CUG1433 encodes:
- a CDS encoding DUF3120 domain-containing protein: MKDLLTKNLEVKDKFNYDLHKTVDSYESTFLSRPISLRFWSSFFVILPIFIQAPWVRLEPISALCFTFVILFGSFILSQKGTKKWFIVSSLLLGVSGSWLGGCLFWGWLSPFPILHIPVEAVVLPLALIGLNTNWRIGSSFYISSLFGTAVTDITIFLIGIMDQWREVITADAETAPIILQNTSENLIHIKSLSTILIIGLILWFISKEIFDSATINTTSGKALLVSSYVIQTTLIVDSIFIALAILQPTFSGLV; this comes from the coding sequence TTGAAAGATTTACTTACGAAAAACTTAGAAGTGAAAGATAAATTTAACTATGACTTGCATAAAACAGTTGATTCATACGAAAGTACTTTTTTATCGAGGCCAATTTCTTTAAGATTTTGGTCCTCTTTTTTTGTCATTTTACCTATATTTATTCAAGCCCCTTGGGTTAGATTAGAACCAATTAGTGCTCTTTGTTTTACTTTTGTTATTCTCTTCGGATCATTTATTTTGAGTCAAAAGGGAACAAAAAAATGGTTTATTGTCAGTTCATTATTACTTGGTGTATCAGGGAGTTGGCTAGGTGGGTGTTTATTCTGGGGTTGGTTAAGTCCATTCCCAATTTTGCACATTCCTGTTGAAGCTGTTGTTCTCCCTCTAGCGTTAATTGGACTCAACACTAATTGGAGAATTGGTTCTAGTTTTTATATCTCATCTCTATTTGGAACTGCGGTTACTGATATTACAATTTTTTTAATCGGAATAATGGATCAATGGAGGGAGGTTATTACAGCAGATGCTGAAACTGCACCAATAATTCTTCAAAATACCTCTGAGAATCTTATTCATATAAAATCGTTATCGACTATCCTTATTATTGGACTTATACTATGGTTTATTTCAAAAGAAATTTTTGATTCTGCAACTATTAATACTACTAGTGGTAAGGCATTATTGGTTTCTAGTTATGTAATTCAAACGACACTCATTGTTGATAGTATTTTTATTGCTTTAGCAATTCTGCAGCCAACTTTTAGTGGACTGGTTTAA